The following coding sequences are from one Sesamum indicum cultivar Zhongzhi No. 13 linkage group LG11, S_indicum_v1.0, whole genome shotgun sequence window:
- the LOC105174023 gene encoding conserved oligomeric Golgi complex subunit 1, which produces MSATSNQSRLGTGGVPWNQDAEALFRVKPISEIRNVEATTRKQIQDKSEELRQLVGDRYRDLIDSADSIVLMKSSCESISANISYIHDAIVHSLSSPDDPPRSPRISFNPVGARIYGIACRVKYLVDTPENIWGCLDESMFLESSARYIRAKHVHSNLLNCKDNKNVLSNFPLLQHQWQIVEGFKVQISQRSHERLLDQTSNLGISAYADALAAIAITDELEPEQVLTLFIDSRKAIMSQKLSACSRDANANSSEVISVFCDVLKIIQITICQVGELFLQVLNDMPLFYKTILDTPPASQLFGGIPNPDDEVKLWNLFKDKLESDMVLLDRDFISKTCSDWLRKCGKEIMSKISGKYLIDVVGSGYELSLAEKLIRETMDSKQVLEGSLEWLKSVFGSEIELPWKRTRELVLGEDSDIWDDIFEDAFVQRMKGIIDLQFDELSGAVDVLQSVRSIAKPPGDQTDPEDYFNTFQTGGGVWFMKPNGKNPVSVPGSKSHQPQENDLHSCLSTYFGPEVSRIKDVVDNCCRKVLEDLLSFLESPNAPRRLRDLAPYVQNKCYGSLSIILKQLKSELDHLYGELDNKIKDDSPSVSPPAILVERSLFIGRLLFAFQKHARHIPVILGSPRSWVSEVMTAVNAQSPAGLKHTRVANDSQIIDSPGKRLINSSRKQTSLVTAALFGVDDKLSPQLEQLRQTTQDLCVRAYSLWISWVSDELSNIFSRNLKQDDALSSTAPIRGWEETVVKQQEQSSEDQSEMKISLPSMPSLYVASFLFYACEEIHRIGGHVLDKSILQNFATRLFDKVVGIYENFLSAEEVGGFHVSEKGILQVLFDLKFASDILSGGNFQASDELSEISKLKAPLRRKQKPQQPQSVMGERIKQLVNRLSQRLDPIDWLTYEPYLWENERQAFLRHAVLFGFFVQLNRIHMDTVQKLPTNSESNIMRCSTVPRFKYLPISAPALSVRNAARTAVSTSMDDVYSRNSWKNYTNEEISRNIDVDEDSSLGVAAPFLKSFMQVGSRFGESTLRLGSMLTDGQVGRFGDILPANAAGLLSSFTAARSDS; this is translated from the exons ATGTCCGCCACCTCCAACCAAAGTCGGCTTGGCACTGGTGGTGTCCCTTGGAATCAGGATGCTGAAGCTTTGTTCCGGGTGAAGCCCATCTCGGAAATTCGCAATGTGGAGGCAACCACCAGGAAGCAGATCCAGGATAAGAGTGAGGAGCTCCGCCAGTTGGTCGGAGACCGCTACCGCGATCTAATTGATTCAGCTGATTCCATTGTCCTCATGAAGTCATCCTGCGAATCTATCTCCGCAAATATCTCTTACATCCACGATGCAATTGtccactctctctcttcccctGATGATCCTCCAAGGTCCCCTCGCATCTCTTTTAACCCTGTTGGAGCCCGTATTTATGGAATAGCCTGCCGGGTCAAGTACCTGGTGGACACCCCAGAAAACATTTGGGGCTGCCTCGATGAATCCATGTTCCTTGAATCCTCTGCTCGATATATCCGTGCAAAGCATGTGCATTCTAACTTGCTCAACTGCAAGGATAACAAGAATGTGCTCTCCAATTTCCCTTTGTTGCAGCACCAGTGGCAAATAGTAGAAGGTTTCAAGGTTCAGATATCACAGAGAAGTCATGAGAGATTGTTGGATCAAACCAGTAATCTTGGAATCAGTGCCTATGCAGATGCATTGGCGGCTATTGCCATCACTGATGAACTTGAACCGGAACAGGTGTTGACTCTATTTATAGACTCTAGAAAAGCAATCATGTCTCAAAAGCTAAGTGCCTGTTCTCGTGATGCCAATGCTAATAGTTCTGAAGTAATTTCTGTGTTCTGTGATGTCCTAAAGATAATTCAAATCACTATATGCCAAGTGGGGGAATTGTTCTTGCAAGTATTAAATGATATGCCTTTGTTCTATAAAACCATTTTGGACACTCCTCCTGCATCTCAGTTATTTGGGGGCATCCCAAACCCTGACGACGAAGTGAAGTTGTGGAATTTGTTCAAGGACAAGTTGGAGTCTGATATGGTACTGCTAGATCGGGATTTTATTTCCAAGACTTGTTCTGATTGGCTTAGGAAATGCGGGAAGGAAATCATGAGCAAGATTAGTGGAAAATACTTGATTGATGTAGTTGGCAGTGGTTATGAGCTTTCTTTAGCTGAGAAGTTGATAAGGGAGACCATGGATAGCAAACAGGTCTTAGAGGGTAGTTTAGAGTGGCTGAAGAGTGTTTTTGGTTCTGAGATTGAGTTACCATGGAAAAGGACACGCGAGCTTGTCTTAGGGGAAGACTCAGACATTTGGGATGATATCTTTGAAGATGCTTTTGTTCAGAGGATGAAAGGGATCATAGACTTGCAATTTGATGAACTAAGTGGAGCTGTTGACGTGCTGCAGTCAGTTAGATCAATTGCAAAACCTCCTGGTGATCAAACTGATCCTGAAGATTACTTTAATACGTTTCAAACTGGTGGTGGGGTTTGGTTCATGAAGCCAAATGGTAAAAACCCAGTTTCTGTTCCTGGCTCAAAGTCACATCAGCCCCAAGAAAATGATTTGCATAGCTGTCTCAGCACGTATTTTGGCCCTGAAGTAAGCCGAATTAAAGATGTTGTGGACAATTGCTGCCGTAAAGTTCTTGAGGATCTACTCAGTTTCCTGGAGTCTCCAAATGCACCACGTAGGTTGCGGGATTTGGCACCATATGTACAGAACAAGTGTTATGGAAGTCTTTCAATCATATTAAAACAGCTCAAGAGTGAGCTTGACCACCTATATGGCGAGCTTgacaataaaatcaaagatgATTCCCCTTCTGTTTCTCCTCCTGCTATTCTTGTTGAGAGATCATTATTTATCGGGCGACTTCTGTTTGCATTTCAGAAGCATGCTAGACATATCCCTGTGATACTTGGTTCACCTAGATCATGGGTGAGTGAAGTTATGACTGCTGTCAATGCCCAATCCCCAGCTGGATTGAAGCATACTAGAGTAGCCAATGACTCACAGATAATTGATAGTCCTGGAAAAAGACTAATTAATTCCAGCAGGAAACAGACTTCTCTAGTTACTGCTGCTCTATTTGGAGTAGATGACAAGTTGAGCCCACAACTTGAACAATTAAGACAGACAACCCAAGATCTTTGTGTCAGAGCTTACAGTCTGTGGATATCATGGGTTTCTGATGAACtttcaaacatattttcaagaaatctgAAACAGGATGATGCATTGTCATCAACTGCTCCAATCAGA GGTTGGGAGGAGACTGTAGTCAAGCAGCAAGAACAGTCGAGTGAAGACCAGTCAGAGATGAAGATATCTCTTCCTTCTATGCCTTCTCTATATGTCGCATCATTTTTATTCTACGCATGTGAAGAGATTCACCGCATTGGTGGACATGTACTTGATAAATCAATTCTGCAGAACTTTGCAACAAGGCTTTTCGATAAG GTTGTTGGGATTTATGAGAATTTCCTGTCAGCAGAAGAAGTTGGCGGGTTTCATGTGTCAGAAAAAGGCATTCttcaagttttatttgatttgaaatttgctTCTGATATTTTATCTGGGGGTAATTTTCAAGCAAGTGATGAATTATCTGAAATCTCTAAATTGAAAGCTCCCTTGAGAAGAAAGCAGAAACCACAGCAACCCCAATCGGTCATGGGAGAGCGTATTAAGCAGTTGGTAAATCGTCTATCGCAGAGACTGGATCCCATAGACTGGCTCAC GTATGAGCCATATCTTTGGGAGAATGAGAGACAGGCATTCCTTAGGCATGCTGTCCTCTTTGGGTTCTTTGTGCAACTTAATAGGATTCACATGGACACTGTGCAGAAGCTGCCCACTAATTCtgaatcaaatattatgcGCTGCTCCACAGTACCTCGTTTCAAGTATCTTCCCATCAG TGCTCCAGCATTGTCTGTTAGGAATGCAGCCAGGACTGCTGTATCAACATCTATGGATGATGTTTACTCGAGAAATTCCTGGAAGAATTACACAAATGAAGAGATATCTCGaaatattgatgttgatgAGGACTCCAGTTTAGGAGTGGCTGCCCCATTTTTAAAGTCTTTCATGCAG GTTGGTAGCAGATTTGGCGAGAGCACACTAAGATTGGGATCGATGCTAACAGATGGGCAAGTTGGAAGGTTTGGTGACATATTACCTGCTAATGCTGCTGGACTCCTTTCATCCTTTACTGCTGCCAGATCAGATTCTTGA
- the LOC105174021 gene encoding lysosomal Pro-X carboxypeptidase: MAIWLLLLFLHLFSSSAVTTAKNIRHGFPSSIVQPEQRILGSKTGHELYEEKFFTQILDHFNYNPQSYETFQQRYLINDNYWGGGADKNAPIFVYTGNEGDIEWFAQNTGFMFETAPIFKALLLFIEHRYYGKSMPFGGSKERAYANSSTLGYLSATQALADYATLILDLKKNLTAIDSPVVVFGGSYGGMLAAWFRLKYPHVAVGALASSAPILNFDNITSPFSFNNIITHDFRSESENCYKVIKRSWQEIDDTAAKPGGLEILRKSFRICKNYISGEALKGWLGTAYTYTAMTDYPTPTNFLAPLPAYPVKQMCKAIDDPKTGNNTFEKLYGAANVYYNYTGDATCFDLADDSDPHGLGGWTWQACTEMILLTDGNTEDSIFPPNNYSYNDRFVFCKDNYNIEPRPTWIPTQFGAHNIYRVLKRFGSNIIFFNGLRDPWSGGGVLKDISKSLVAIVAKEGAHHVDLRFSTSEDPKWLEDVRNREVRIISKWLSQYYRTLAHSSDYYNN; this comes from the exons atGGCAATttggctgctgctgctgttctTACATCTGTTTTCGTCATCAGCTGTCACTACAGCCAAGAACATCAGACATGGTTTCCCTTCTTCGATAGTTCAGCCGGAGCAGCGGATTCTTGGCAGCAAAACTGGTCATGAGCTTTATGAAGAAAAGTTCTTCACGCAGATTCTTGATCACTTCAACTACAATCCACAGAGTTATGAGACCTTCCAGCAAAGGTACTTGATCAACGACAACTACTGGGGCGGCGGCGCTGACAAGAATGCTCCAATCTTCGTCTACACCGGCAACGAGGGCGACATCGAATGGTTCGCTCAAAACACTGGTTTCATGTTTGAGACTGCTCCTATCTTCAAAGCTCTACTCCTTTTCATTGAg CATAGGTATTATGGGAAGTCGATGCCGTTTGGGGGGAGTAAAGAGAGAGCATATGCTAATTCATCAACACTTGGTTATTTGAGCGCGACACAGGCGTTGGCAGACTACGCGACGCTGATTCTTGATCTGAAGAAGAACCTGACGGCCATTGATTCTCCAGTGGTGGTGTTCGGAGGTTCCTATGGTGGAA TGCTGGCAGCATGGTTTAGACTCAAGTATCCGCATGTTGCTGTGGGAGCTTTGGCGTCTTCTGCGCCCATCCTCAATTTCGACAACATTACTTCCCCCTTTAGTTTCAACAATATCATCACCCACGATTTTCGG AGCGAGAGTGAGAACTGTTACAAAGTGATCAAAAGATCATGGCAAGAAATTGACGACACGGCAGCAAAACCTGGCGGTCTCGAGATTCTCAGAAAGTCATTCAGAATATGCAA GAATTACATTAGTGGAGAGGCTCTGAAGGGTTGGCTTGGTACAGCTTACACTTACACAGCCATGACAGATTATCCTACTCCCACCAATTTCCTGGCTCCCTTGCCTGCCTATCCTGTCAAACAG ATGTGCAAGGCAATAGATGATCCAAAGACTGGGAACAACACCTTCGAGAAACTATATGGTGCGGCCAACGTTTACTACAACTACACCGGCGACGCCACGTGCTTTGATCTGGCTGACGATTCGGACCCACACGGGCTCGGTGGGTGGACGTGGCAG GCATGCACAGAGATGATTCTGCTGACAGATGGCAACACAGAGGACAGCATATTCCCGCCCAATAACTACAGTTACAATGACCGATTTGTGTTTTGCAAGGACAACTACAACATCGAGCCCAGGCCCACTTGGATCCCCACTCAATTTGGGGCCCAT aaTATATACAGAGTTCTGAAGCGATTCGGGAGCAATATCATATTCTTTAATGGACTGAGGGATCCGTGGAGCGGTGGAGG GGTGCTAAAAGATATATCCAAAAGTTTGGTGGCTATTGTTGCAAAAGAAG GTGCGCACCACGTGGACCTTAGATTCTCAACGAGTGAAGATCCAAAGTGGCTTGAAGATGTGAGAAATAGAGAAGTCCGGATCATATCCAAGTGGCTATCACAATACTATCGTACTTTGGCACATTCTTCTGATTATTACAATAACTAG
- the LOC105174020 gene encoding uncharacterized protein At5g41620, with product MPKQGQRGMMMDGLMVPTKTRKRGCSSSSSSSSRIYSYRLNKRAILVGKNRTGLGKSRSSTPVPTWRTTPLRSAIDSPKYSQSGKSTRPVSARRLAATLWEMNEVPSPKMSESNTEPMKQKQKKSLSKMVFKREKMQSGWGLHSGSGSLPPHLSDPSHSPTTSEKMDRSGTGSRRRRTPSISQRLTSADQNLGVLDSISHASFMEIETRSRPQTSGGSVIGCRSRLKDVSNALMTSKELLKIINRIWAHADQPSSSMSLISALHAELERARLQVNQLIQEERSDKNEINYLMKCFAEEKASWRNKEQQAVEAAIGAIAGELEVERKLRRRLESLNKKLGNELAEIKSSFMKAVKDLESEKRAREITEQVCDELARNIDEDRAEAEKVKREAVKVHEEVEKEREMLELADKLLEERAQMKLSEARHQFEGKNSAITKLRKQLEVFLGPKRDKNEDRVAYLSKSNMGSHQNVQEDDGEVEDAIDSKDGSAESDLHSIELNMDNNNNNNNKGYKWTHTSAIDRDSRKLSVNNEIKSRNSISGPVSRRNVSLQRSASEVVEWAIQGAGDGLERERFQELEKEAPRRSYFNETQKQKSLIGLKDHMLPSSRLASARDYHSPSRQERSWHTRDPCGTLQERSSTIQTTSLKSRTADVRGEAQSTRRSKW from the exons ATGCCAAAACAAGGGCAGAGAGGGATGATGATGGATGGTCTGATGGTGCCCACCAAGACTCGGAAAAGGGGATGCTCGTCCtcctcatcttcatcatcaagAATTTACAGTTACAGGTTGAACAAGCGGGCCATTTTGGTGGGCAAGAATCGGACCGGGCTTGGGAAGTCTAGATCCAGCACGCCGGTGCCAACGTGGAGAACCACCCCTTTGAGGAGCGCCATCGACTCTCCCAAGTATTCTCAGAGTGGGAAATCCACCCGGCCCGTATCGGCCAGGAGGCTCGCCGCCACTCTCTGGGAAATGAATGAGGTGCCTTCACCGAAAATGAGTGAGAGTAATACGGAGCCGATGAAGCAGAAGCAAAAGAAGAGTTTAAGCAAGATGGTTTTTAAAAGGGAGAAAATGCAGTCCGGATGGGGTTTGCACTCGGGTTCGGGTTCTTTGCCACCGCATTTGTCGGATCCATCACACAGCCCGACAACTTCTGAG AAAATGGATCGATCCGGAACTGGCAGTCGGAGGAGAAGGACACCATCAATCTCTCAGAGGCTTACATCTGCTGACCAGAATCTTGGAGTTCTTGATTCTATTAGCCATGCTAGTTTCATGGAG ATTGAGACTCGATCCCGTCCCCAGACTTCAGGTGGATCAGTGATTGGTTGTAGGAGTCGTCTAAAAGATGTAAGCAATGCTCTGATGACTTCCAAAGAGCTGCTGAAAATAATCAATCGCATTTGGGCTCATGCAGATCAACCTTCGTCTAGCATGTCTCTGATCTCGGCCCTGCATGCTGAGCTTGAGAGAGCCCGCCTGCAGGTTAATCAGCTTATCCAAGAAGAACGCTCGGATAAAAACGAGATCAACTATCTCATGAAGTGTTTTGCGGAAGAAAAGGCATCATGGAGAAACAAAGAACAGCAAGCCGTTGAAGCTGCAATTGGGGCCATTGCTGGCGAACTAGAGGTAGAGCGCAAGCTAAGACGGCGACTTGAGAGCTTGAACAAAAAACTCGGGAATGAACTAGCAGAAATTAAGTCATCTTTCATGAAGGCAGTTAAAGATCTAGAAAGCGAGAAGAGAGCAAGAGAAATAACTGAACAGGTGTGTGATGAATTAGCGAGGAATATTGATGAGGATAGGGCCGAAGCAGAAAAGGTGAAGAGGGAGGCTGTCAAAGTTCATGAAGAGgtagaaaaggaaagagagatGCTAGAATTGGCTGACAAGTTGCTTGAGGAGAGAGCTCAGATGAAACTGTCCGAGGCTAGACATCAATTTGAGGGGAAAAACTCTGCCATTACTAAGCTGAGGAAACAGCTTGAAGTTTTCCTTGGACCGAAAAGAGACAAAAATGAAGACAGAGTGGCATATTTGAGTAAGTCTAACATGGGATCACATCAGAATGTGCAAGAAGATGACGGCGAAGTGGAGGATGCTATAGACAGCAAAGACGGCTCTGCAGAGAGCGATCTTCATTCGATTGAACTGAACATGgataacaataacaataacaataataaaggGTACAAATGGACTCATACATCTGCTATCGATCGTGATTCCAGGAAATTATCTGTTAACAATGAAATCAAATCAAGAAACTCCATCTCTGGGCCGGTTTCTAGGAGAAACGTTTCTCTTCAAAGGAGTGCATCAGAGGTAGTTGAATGGGCTATTCAAGGTGCAGGGGATGGTTTAGAAAGGGAGAGATTTCAAGAACTCGAGAAGGAAGCTCCAAGAAGAAGTTATTTCAACGAGACACAGAAACAGAAATCTCTCATAGGTCTCAAGGATCACATGTTACCAAGTTCTAGATTAGCATCGGCCAGAGATTATCATAGTCCATCCCGACAGGAGCGATCCTGGCACACTAGAGATCCATGCGGTACACTTCAGGAAAGATCTAGCACAATTCAAACGACCAGTTTGAAGTCTAGAACTGCAGATGTCAGAGGGGAAGCCCAGAGTACCAGGAGATCTAAATGGTAA
- the LOC105174022 gene encoding B3 domain-containing protein At2g36080, with amino-acid sequence MSINHYYSSEAHCCSSHYVMDSSFLSSSNHKPFLPNSTPAFWLSSPNHHHPIPPPTAFNFNLNLNNEDDEDLVDDDRGNYAPRDLELELSGIPKDPLFEKPLTPSDVGKLNRLVIPKQHAEKYFPLNNGIDSGENGLLLTFEDELGKSWRFRYSYWNSSQSYVLTKGWSRFVKEKRLDAGDIVVFARHRGDAARLFIGWRRRNSGGGGGGLDNTTATQAVASGGSGWSRAYYSGPPNYPNQNQGPSSLHYQLPEFAHAGSVAAQNQTTGGSGSGSGNSKTLRLFGVNLECQAEESDPSTPVDSPMSSQGQPHNPTPYHHHHPQYYSNHMDMISFSGDVYRQG; translated from the exons ATGTCAATAAACCACTACTACTCTTCAGAAGCCCACTGCTGCTCTTCACATTACGTGAtggattcttcttttctttcttcttctaatCACAAACCCTTTCTCCCTAACTCCACCCCTGCTTTTTGGCTCTCCTCCCCTAATCACCACCACCCTATCCCACCCCCCACCGCCTTCAACTTCAACCTCAACCTCAACAATGAAGATGACGAGGATTTGGTCGACGACGACAGAGGTAATTACGCGCCCAGGGACTTGGAATTGGAACTGTCTGGCATCCCCAAGGACCCCTTGTTCGAGAAACCTTTGACGCCCAGCGACGTCGGCAAGCTCAACCGCCTAGTTATACCCAAGCAACACGCCGAGAAGTATTTTCCGTTGAATAATGGCATCGACTCTGGTGAGAACGGCTTGCTGTTGACCTTCGAAGATGAGTTGGGAAAATCCTGGAGATTCCGCTACTCTTATTGGAACAGCAGCCAGAGCTATGTCCTCACCAAAGGATGGAGCCGCTTCGTCAAGGAGAAACGGCTCGACGCCGGGGATATCGTTGTCTTCGCTCGCCACCGCGGGGACGCTGCCCGCCTCTTCATTGGCTGGAGGCGAAGGAACTCAGGCGGTGGTGGAGGAGGACTAGACAATACTACCGCGACTCAGGCGGTTGCTAGCGGCGGCAGTGGGTGGAGCAGGGCATATTATTCGGGGCCTCCTAATTATCCGAACCAGAATCAAGGACCCTCTTCTCTCCATTACCAATTACCAGAATTTGCTCATGCAG GATCAGTAGCTGCACAGAACCAAACAACAGGAGGGAGTGGGAGTGGGAGTGGGAATTCCAAGACGCTGAGGTTGTTTGGGGTGAACCTGGAATGCCAGGCGGAGGAATCAGACCCGTCGACGCCAGTGGATTCGCCGATGTCTAGCCAGGGACAACCCCACAACCCCACACcgtatcatcatcatcatcctcaaTATTACTCCAATCACATG GATATGATCAGTTTCTCAGGAGATGTATATCGGCAAGGATAA